A genomic stretch from Triplophysa dalaica isolate WHDGS20190420 chromosome 4, ASM1584641v1, whole genome shotgun sequence includes:
- the LOC130419038 gene encoding uncharacterized protein LOC130419038 isoform X1 has translation MFFKMHALLVLIVFRCINVAWLQSCIYTETDYVCKEIPRDYPAGLTSLILFVSDLGEINSPMFNSTNLTSVTSLTMTQAGVTAVAPQTFNKFHNLKTLILDSNHLSHVSSEWFSQPVALETLRLSNNKITILDHNSLFGMTNLLALNLSRNYIHTISQTSFMGISKLRQLDLSNNNLTNVSVDVLRPLNGTKIRLDGNRWNCSCSFSFRDFANFLRGLQNASLLENEKMVSCESPPELKGKLVWQEPECSIQTTEHPTTTSPVTGRPATGGPTSTTKPLTMKPSTLISLIVVLCALVLVICVLSVLYHRKRERKHQQTIKPSTATTERETTKNNRGEVQCKILEPTENTTTQMLPRSHQTRAANEMMSQIYHIYSSEVYQSREPIKRVSSAGPILCRTEMFFQGMETEGDTEKVNAMKQDNYYDGCVRSEDQEENVRGNAGVCEGVEHKNDGRMRIELDEETTSLKDEVINATETLGSRDDGLDKETDETKAGTSVDSEVNTHEERLDHDLIEDAEANRTIPHGERSTDRVVENAENLPYLTIGADPENQISVVEQSTVPDGNRSGPLRSIRRVLTWPPTAVQWKKQWVQNQHVLNVFPKLIFVTGYTPFQHTVYPTTLPVAPQSNAIEFLPENALPREDVRVIIDGDTRWGNIESCTRKILHFNAQESLSGNTSPGMDVRIISTAETWRSDLFSQNSPVDESDARSKLFTILHPSSGGSDSGETINKADDIKKTPSVKKKRRDDLKRSELRKQSRRDENAARAQKNDQKVQKNDNSRPHVGDSPKDASLEHTSIGLLHEVVENHGRWTRARWRQTQINKQKLKQQRQSTGDESR, from the exons atgtttttcaagaTGCACG CTCTtcttgttttaatagttttccgGTGCATTAATGTAGCATGGCTTCAATCCTGTATATATACAGAAACGGACTATGTTTGCAAAGAGATTCCGAGAG ATTATCCTGCTGGCCTGACCTCTTTGATTCTGTTTGTGAGTGATTTGGGGGAAATCAACTCGCCTATGTTCAACAGTACAAATCTGACCTCAGTGACCAGTTTAACCATGACACAAGCCGGGGTCACCGCAGTGGCACCACAAACCTTTAATAAGTTCCACAACCTCAAAACTCTCATTTTGGACAGTAATCATCTTTCTCATGTCTCTTCTGAATGGTTCAGTCAACCTGTTGCACTTGAAACCCTCCGActgtcaaataataaaataactatattGGACCATAATTCTCTTTTTGGGATGACAAATCTCCTCGCTTTGAATTTGTCTCGGAATTATATTCACACCATATCtcaaaccagttttatgggaaTTAGTAAACTAAGGCAACTGGATCTGTCCAACAATAACCTGACAAATGTGAGTGTTGATGTCTTGCGTCCCCTCAACGGCACCAAGATCCGTCTGGATGGAAACCGGTGGAACTGCTCGTGCTCTTTCAGTTTCAGGGACTTTGCAAATTTTCTGAGAG gtCTGCAGAATGCCTCTCTGTTGGAGAATGAGAAGATGGTGTCCTGCGAAAGCCCTCCGGAGTTGAAAGGTAAACTTGTTTGGCAGGAGCCAGAGTGTAGCATCCAAACAACTGAACATCCCACCACCACGAGCCCCGTCACTGGCCGTCCCGCCACTGGAGGTCCTACCAGTACAACCAAACCACTTACAATGAAACCTTCTACTTTAATCAGTTTAATTG TGGTACTTTGTGCCCTGGTACTTGTCATCTGTGTCCTCTCAGTGTTGTATCATCGGAAACGAGAGAGGAAACATCAACAAACCATTAAACCTTCTACAGCGACCACAGAGCGAGAAACAACAAAGAACAACAGAGGAGAAGTTCAATGTAAAATTCTTGAACCAACAGAAAACACCACAACACAGATGTTACCGAGGTCACACCAGACGAGAGCTGCAAATGAGATGATGTCACagatttatcacatttattcttCAGAGGTCTATCAAAGCAGGGAGCCAATTAAGCGCGTCAGCTCCGCCGGTCCGATTCTCTGCAGGACGGAGATGTTTTTTCAAGGGATGGAGACAGAAGGAGACACTGAAAAAGTCAACGCGATGAAGCAAGATAACTATTATGATGGATGCGTGAGATCAGAAGATCAGGAGGAAAATGTGAGAGGGAATGCTGGTGTGTGTGAGGGGGTGGAGCATAAGAACGATGGACGAATGAGAATTGAGTTGGATGAGGAAACTACAAGCTTAAAGGATGAGGTCATTAACGCCACGGAGACGCTGGGGTCACGTGATGATGGACTAGATAAAGAAACTGATGAGACTAAAGCTGGAACAAGTGTGGACAGCGAGGTGAATACTCACGAGGAACGACTTGATCATGACTTAATAGAAGATGCAGAAGCAAACCGAACTATTCCACATGGAGAACGTAGCACTGACCGGGTTGTGGAAAACGCAGAGAACTTACCTTACCTCACCATCGGTGCAGATCCAGAAAACCAGATATCTGTGGTTGAACAAAGCACCGTTCCGGACGGGAACAGATCTGGACCTTTACGATCCATTCGACGTGTTCTGACTTGGCCCCCGACTGCAGTTCAATGGAAGAAGCAGTGGGTACAAAACCAGCACGTGCTCAATGTCTTTCCCAAACTTATATTCGTAACCGGTTACACGCCGTTTCAGCACACTGTTTATCCCACAACCCTCCCAGTTGCCCCACAGTCCAACGCTATTGAGTTTTTACCAGAAAACGCACTCCCACGAGAAGATGTCAGAGTTATCATTGATGGAGACACTCGCTGGGGAAACATTGAGTCATGCACTCGAAAAATCCTGCATTTCAATGCCCAAGAGTCCTTGTCTGGTAATACATCACCAGGGATGGATGTCAGAATAATATCAACAGCGGAAACTTGGAGGTCAGACTTATTTTCCCAAAACTCACCTGTTGATGAGAGTGATGCCCGCTCCAAACTATTCACCATCCTTCATCCATCATCTGGTGGCAGCGATTCAGGAGAGACGATAAACAAAGCAGATGACATAAAGAAAACTCCGAGTGTTAAGAAAAAGAGACGGGATGACCTGAAAAGGTCAGAGTTGAGAAAGCAGTCCAGGCGAGATGAGAATGCAGCGAGAGCTCAGAAGAACGATCAGAAGGTTCAGAAGAATGATAACTCCAGACCTCATGTTGGAGATTCTCCAAAAGACGCCAGTCTGGAGCACACATCCATAGGCCTGTTACACGAGGTGGTGGAAAATCACGGGCGTTGGACCCGGGCGAGGTGgagacaaacacaaataaacaaacagaaactcAAACAGCAACGACAGTCGACGGGCGACGAGAGTCGCTAG
- the LOC130419038 gene encoding uncharacterized protein LOC130419038 isoform X2, with translation MFFKMHALLVLIVFRCINVAWLQSCIYTETDYVCKEIPRDYPAGLTSLILFVSDLGEINSPMFNSTNLTSVTSLTMTQAGVTAVAPQTFNKFHNLKTLILDSNHLSHVSSEWFSQPVALETLRLSNNKITILDHNSLFGMTNLLALNLSRNYIHTISQTSFMGISKLRQLDLSNNNLTNVSVDVLRPLNGTKIRLDGNRWNCSCSFSFRDFANFLRGLQNASLLENEKMVSCESPPELKGKLVWQEPECSIQTTEHPTTTSPVTGRPATGGPTSTTKPLTMKPSTLISLIVLYHRKRERKHQQTIKPSTATTERETTKNNRGEVQCKILEPTENTTTQMLPRSHQTRAANEMMSQIYHIYSSEVYQSREPIKRVSSAGPILCRTEMFFQGMETEGDTEKVNAMKQDNYYDGCVRSEDQEENVRGNAGVCEGVEHKNDGRMRIELDEETTSLKDEVINATETLGSRDDGLDKETDETKAGTSVDSEVNTHEERLDHDLIEDAEANRTIPHGERSTDRVVENAENLPYLTIGADPENQISVVEQSTVPDGNRSGPLRSIRRVLTWPPTAVQWKKQWVQNQHVLNVFPKLIFVTGYTPFQHTVYPTTLPVAPQSNAIEFLPENALPREDVRVIIDGDTRWGNIESCTRKILHFNAQESLSGNTSPGMDVRIISTAETWRSDLFSQNSPVDESDARSKLFTILHPSSGGSDSGETINKADDIKKTPSVKKKRRDDLKRSELRKQSRRDENAARAQKNDQKVQKNDNSRPHVGDSPKDASLEHTSIGLLHEVVENHGRWTRARWRQTQINKQKLKQQRQSTGDESR, from the exons atgtttttcaagaTGCACG CTCTtcttgttttaatagttttccgGTGCATTAATGTAGCATGGCTTCAATCCTGTATATATACAGAAACGGACTATGTTTGCAAAGAGATTCCGAGAG ATTATCCTGCTGGCCTGACCTCTTTGATTCTGTTTGTGAGTGATTTGGGGGAAATCAACTCGCCTATGTTCAACAGTACAAATCTGACCTCAGTGACCAGTTTAACCATGACACAAGCCGGGGTCACCGCAGTGGCACCACAAACCTTTAATAAGTTCCACAACCTCAAAACTCTCATTTTGGACAGTAATCATCTTTCTCATGTCTCTTCTGAATGGTTCAGTCAACCTGTTGCACTTGAAACCCTCCGActgtcaaataataaaataactatattGGACCATAATTCTCTTTTTGGGATGACAAATCTCCTCGCTTTGAATTTGTCTCGGAATTATATTCACACCATATCtcaaaccagttttatgggaaTTAGTAAACTAAGGCAACTGGATCTGTCCAACAATAACCTGACAAATGTGAGTGTTGATGTCTTGCGTCCCCTCAACGGCACCAAGATCCGTCTGGATGGAAACCGGTGGAACTGCTCGTGCTCTTTCAGTTTCAGGGACTTTGCAAATTTTCTGAGAG gtCTGCAGAATGCCTCTCTGTTGGAGAATGAGAAGATGGTGTCCTGCGAAAGCCCTCCGGAGTTGAAAGGTAAACTTGTTTGGCAGGAGCCAGAGTGTAGCATCCAAACAACTGAACATCCCACCACCACGAGCCCCGTCACTGGCCGTCCCGCCACTGGAGGTCCTACCAGTACAACCAAACCACTTACAATGAAACCTTCTACTTTAATCAGTTTAATTG TGTTGTATCATCGGAAACGAGAGAGGAAACATCAACAAACCATTAAACCTTCTACAGCGACCACAGAGCGAGAAACAACAAAGAACAACAGAGGAGAAGTTCAATGTAAAATTCTTGAACCAACAGAAAACACCACAACACAGATGTTACCGAGGTCACACCAGACGAGAGCTGCAAATGAGATGATGTCACagatttatcacatttattcttCAGAGGTCTATCAAAGCAGGGAGCCAATTAAGCGCGTCAGCTCCGCCGGTCCGATTCTCTGCAGGACGGAGATGTTTTTTCAAGGGATGGAGACAGAAGGAGACACTGAAAAAGTCAACGCGATGAAGCAAGATAACTATTATGATGGATGCGTGAGATCAGAAGATCAGGAGGAAAATGTGAGAGGGAATGCTGGTGTGTGTGAGGGGGTGGAGCATAAGAACGATGGACGAATGAGAATTGAGTTGGATGAGGAAACTACAAGCTTAAAGGATGAGGTCATTAACGCCACGGAGACGCTGGGGTCACGTGATGATGGACTAGATAAAGAAACTGATGAGACTAAAGCTGGAACAAGTGTGGACAGCGAGGTGAATACTCACGAGGAACGACTTGATCATGACTTAATAGAAGATGCAGAAGCAAACCGAACTATTCCACATGGAGAACGTAGCACTGACCGGGTTGTGGAAAACGCAGAGAACTTACCTTACCTCACCATCGGTGCAGATCCAGAAAACCAGATATCTGTGGTTGAACAAAGCACCGTTCCGGACGGGAACAGATCTGGACCTTTACGATCCATTCGACGTGTTCTGACTTGGCCCCCGACTGCAGTTCAATGGAAGAAGCAGTGGGTACAAAACCAGCACGTGCTCAATGTCTTTCCCAAACTTATATTCGTAACCGGTTACACGCCGTTTCAGCACACTGTTTATCCCACAACCCTCCCAGTTGCCCCACAGTCCAACGCTATTGAGTTTTTACCAGAAAACGCACTCCCACGAGAAGATGTCAGAGTTATCATTGATGGAGACACTCGCTGGGGAAACATTGAGTCATGCACTCGAAAAATCCTGCATTTCAATGCCCAAGAGTCCTTGTCTGGTAATACATCACCAGGGATGGATGTCAGAATAATATCAACAGCGGAAACTTGGAGGTCAGACTTATTTTCCCAAAACTCACCTGTTGATGAGAGTGATGCCCGCTCCAAACTATTCACCATCCTTCATCCATCATCTGGTGGCAGCGATTCAGGAGAGACGATAAACAAAGCAGATGACATAAAGAAAACTCCGAGTGTTAAGAAAAAGAGACGGGATGACCTGAAAAGGTCAGAGTTGAGAAAGCAGTCCAGGCGAGATGAGAATGCAGCGAGAGCTCAGAAGAACGATCAGAAGGTTCAGAAGAATGATAACTCCAGACCTCATGTTGGAGATTCTCCAAAAGACGCCAGTCTGGAGCACACATCCATAGGCCTGTTACACGAGGTGGTGGAAAATCACGGGCGTTGGACCCGGGCGAGGTGgagacaaacacaaataaacaaacagaaactcAAACAGCAACGACAGTCGACGGGCGACGAGAGTCGCTAG